Proteins from one Hemiscyllium ocellatum isolate sHemOce1 chromosome 30, sHemOce1.pat.X.cur, whole genome shotgun sequence genomic window:
- the LOC132829934 gene encoding protein arginine N-methyltransferase 1 has translation MEVSSLPGGPDGSAPIKAGAEDMTSKDYYFDSYAHFGIHEEMLKDEVRTLTYRNSMYHNKHLFKDKIVLDVGSGTGILCMFAAKAGAKKVIGIECSNISEYAEKIIKANNLDHVITIIKGKVEEVELPMEKVDIIISEWMGYCLFYESMLNTVIYARDKWLQPDGLIFPDRAALYVTAIEDRQYKDYKIHWWENVYGFDMSCIKDVAIKEPLVDVVDPKQLVTNACLIKEVDIYTVKVDDLSFTSPFCLQVIRNDYIHALVAYFNIEFTRCHKRTGFSTAPDAPYTHWKQTVFYMEDYLTVKRGEEIFGTVSMKPNTKNTRDLDFTVDIEFKGQLCEMSGSIDYKMR, from the coding sequence CACTTCGGAATTCACGAGGAAATGTTGAAGGATGAAGTTCGCACTTTGACCTATAGAAACTCCATGTACCACAACAAGCATCTCTTCAAGGACAAGATCGTCCTAGACGTGGGAAGTGGAACTGGAATCCTTTGTATGTTTGCAGCCAAAGCAGGTGCCAAGAAAGTTATTGGGATTGAGTGTTCCAACATCTCCGAATATGCTGAAAAGATCATTAAAGCCAATAATCTAGACCATGTTATCACCATCATCAAGGGCAAGGTAGAGGAGGTGGAACTTCCCATGGAGAAGGTGGACATAATCATCAGTGAATGGATGGGCTACTGCCTGTTTTACGAATCGATGCTGAACACGGTTATCTACGCAAGGGACAAATGGCTGCAACCAGATGGCCTCATTTTCCCAGATCGAGCTGCTCTCTATGTCACAGCCATTGAAGACCGGCAATACAAGGACTACAAGATACACTGGTGGGAGAACGTCTATGGTTTTGATATGTCCTGTATAAAGGATGTGGCCATCAAAGAGCCACTGGTGGATGTGGTGGATCCCAAACAGCTGGTGACCAATGCCTGCCTCATCAAGGAGGTGGACATTTACACAGTGAAAGTTGACGATCTGTCATTCACATCCCCTTTCTGCCTCCAAGTTATTCGCAACGACTATATCCACGCATTGGTAGCATActtcaacattgagttcacccGATGCCACAAGAGAACAGGATTCTCCACAGCACCCGATGCTCCTTACACACACTGGAAGCAAACTGTTTTCTACATGGAGGACTACTTGACAGTCAAGCGAGGCGAGGAGATCTTTGGAACAGTCAGCATGAAACCCAACACCAAGAACACTCGGGACCTCGATTTCACCGTTGACATTGAATTCAAGGGGCAACTGTGTGAGATGTCTGGCTCCATTGACTACAAGATGCGCTAG